One Osmerus eperlanus chromosome 2, fOsmEpe2.1, whole genome shotgun sequence genomic window, CCTGACGACCGCAAAGCCACCTGTCAGTTACAGACTGAAGGCTCACTTTCCCTGAGGAACCTGCAGACAGGACAGGGTTCTGTGGCTTTAAGACAGCTTTCTACACCTGGGTCAAAGCAAACAGATAAAGATAAATCTGCAGATTCTGTACCATGCCAGGGTCAATCTCAGCCAAATCACCTGGGGAAAGGAGTGTCTCCCTGGCCTCAGGATGAATTTGATGATTGGGATCTCGACCTGGCAGAACTAGATGAAACTGATCCACAGTTGGGTCACGAAGCCCAAGTCAAACAAGTGTTCACAGCCCCAGCATCAGCAATAGCCAGAGATAAGACTGTCTCCTCAGCCAAAAGGCTGTGTCCCTCAGCCTGTGGTGGGGCTCAAACTCTGCCCAGTGTGGGGCTCAGAGGATTTAGTACCTCAAACCAAACATTTGGCCTACCTAATAGTAATCCACCCCTCGGGTTCTCCACCCctgtcccttccctctcctctggtcGTCCTGTCTGCACAGCTCCAGCCCAGAGCCCTGGTGTGGTCCCTGGGGCTCCCCCCTTCTCCAGTCACTTCCCCAGGGCTGTGACCCCTAGACCACCCCGAGGACTACAGCAGCTACACCGAcccacagcctcccctgctgCTCACGGGCAGAGCCTGTTTGACGCCAtatcccctgccccctccgtgAGGTGCGGTGGACCCATGCCCTCCCCCCGCTCGCTGCACACCCCAGTCCTCACCAACCACCTGGTCCAGCTGGTGTCGGCCTCCAACAGAAGCCCCAGGAGGCCTCGCTCTGACCACGCCCGGCCCAAGACCCGCCGCTTCCCTGGCCCCGCCGGCCTCCTGCCCCAGCAGGTGGGTCTCCCCCCGTCTGGTCCCCACGTCCAcgtgttagtttcctccaggatcattacccacaatgtttggggctatctcgttgttatcttcagtgacctatgcacttttgtaaagctctctcctggaagtcgctttggatgaaagcgtctgctaaatgcattaaTGTGTTGGGTTGTTGTAGCATCCTGAACATGACTTTGTGTGTCCCCCACTGTAGCCGCAAGGCCACAGTCTGGATGACATTGTAGTGGCCCTCccccagactcctgctcatggTGCTGTGGCCAGACTGCCCTGCCAGGTAGGAAAAGACTCACCACTGTGTGACAGGGTACATCACCACTGTGTGACAGGTTATATCACCACTGACTGACAGGGTATATCACCACTGTGTGACAGGTTATATCACCACTGTGTGACAGGTTATATCACCACTGACTGACAGGGTATATCACCACTGTGTGACAGGGTACATCACCACTGTGTGACAGGTTATATCACCACTGACTGACAGGGTATATCACCACTGTGTGACAGGTTATATCACCACTGACTGACAGGTTATATCACCACTGACTGACAGGGTATATCACCACTGTGTGACAGGGTACATCACCACTGTGTGACAGGTTATATCACCACTGTGTGACAGGTTATATCACCACTGACTGACAGGTTATATCACCACTGACTGACAGGTTATATCACCACTGACTGACAGGTTATATCACCACTGTGTTACAGGTTATATCACCACTGTGTGACAGGTTATATCACCACTGTGTGACAGGTTATATCACCACTGACTGACAGGTTATATTACCACTGTGTGACAGGTTATATCACAATTGACTGAAAGGTTATATCAAAGCAGAGGCTCATGTTACCTCATCATAGTCTTAGTCTAGTTATCCTTAATGTTTGTGGCCATTGGTTCTCGCAGCAGTTGATGTGATTTTTTACATTTGATGTTTGTGTTCCTTGAGGTATGTCGTGGGTGGTTGCACTGATGTTTTAAAGACACAAAtcaatctctgtgtgtgtttgtgatggtcCAGGTTCCCAGCTCGCAGTGCGAGGAAGAGGACTGCACCGGAGGCCCCTGGGCGGCAATGAAGGCCGAGATGGGATTGGATGAAAGGAACCCGTCCTGTTTCCTCCACTCCTACAGTGTTGTCATGGTGCTACGCAAGGTCAGTGGCCATGACTgagctttttttttgttttttttataccaTCAGTGGTTCAACAGTCTCTCACCTCATGCCATTACCGGTAACTGCATCATTAGCAGTTACGTGTGTTAGCACTATACAGTGTCATTAGCAGATTAAATAGGGCATAGATGTGCAACACTGCTTGCATAATAGGGTCTTCATGAGTCTACGTTTTGTATTCAGGGAATCTTGTTTTTCTGTTACTACGGAGCTGGTCTCCACAACAGGTCTCTATCAACATAATCATAACAAATGGCCCCATGCCTGATGTGTTGGTAGTTATTATCTTCAATGAGATCACTCATCAATCACTATAATGGTGGTTCTGTTGTTTTTCTCAGTGTTAATGTGCCTCCTACTAATGATGTGGTTTGCATGAATCATTTAtctacacgtgtgtgtttgcgtatgtAGTAACTGACAGGTTGATAATTGCCAGCGACGTGTAGTCCTCtgccagtcctctctcccttcatccctcccctccctctgtgttcaGGCTGCACTGAAACAGCTGGCCCAGAACAAGGTCCCTAACATGGCTGTAGTACTGAAGAgcatcatccacacacacactgatgccaAGGCAGTGTTCAGGGAccccacaggtacacacgcacacgcacactatgTGAGCAGATCAGGCCAGTGGAAGACATCTGGTCTGTTTTGGGTTCCTGTGGGCCTCTTGTCTTtcatccttcttctcctccctctgtttctcatgTTGCTCCCCAGTCCCTCTACCTTTCTCTTCACGTCTCCTATGTGCTTATTTGCGCTAAAACGGTGACTCAAACTGCTCGAAGAAAGCCAAGCACTCAACACAATCAAACGCTGCTTAGGCTCACTACACCAGGCTGGTAGATGACGGGAGCATATTTCTATGATCACTGGGGAGTTTTCCTCCTCTTCAAGCACATTCATGTTGGCGGGATATGTGACGTTTATGATTATTTGCTAGACTGGCTTGTGTGTGGCGAGCTGGCTgttgaggaggtggtggtgtggctgtgtgtgcgcCTGCAGGGGAGATCCAGGGCACCGTGCATAGGCGTCTTCTGGAGGACAGGCTGGGGGAGCTGAGGGCGGGAGCCGTGCTGCTTCTCAAACAGGTAAGATGGATCCGTGACTTGACTCGGGATGTGACGCGCGTGCCGGGTTAGTGATGTCACGGAACGTCCGACGTGACGCTGCGCTCCTCTGCGTTCGCTCTCTCCGATTTTAAGGTGGGCGTGTTCTCGCCCTCTCATCGTAACCACTACCTCAACGTCACGCCCAATAATCTGCTGAGGATCTACCCACCTGACGGCGTGGCCGTGGGCTCCGCATGCCGCCCGCCACTGCTTCTGGTGAGAGGACGACCCTGTGGAGGGAAGGAAAAGGTTAAAGGTCACTCCGGAACACTGTT contains:
- the hrob gene encoding homologous recombination OB-fold protein isoform X2, producing the protein MTAIMTCKFNGLFDVGEDFDDEDLLEADWSVPSVSAPANAASESSDTTHPDDRKATCQLQTEGSLSLRNLQTGQGSVALRQLSTPGSKQTDKDKSADSVPCQGQSQPNHLGKGVSPWPQDEFDDWDLDLAELDETDPQLGHEAQVKQVFTAPASAIARDKTVSSAKRLCPSACGGAQTLPSVGLRGFSTSNQTFGLPNSNPPLGFSTPVPSLSSGRPVCTAPAQSPGVVPGAPPFSSHFPRAVTPRPPRGLQQLHRPTASPAAHGQSLFDAISPAPSVRCGGPMPSPRSLHTPVLTNHLVQLVSASNRSPRRPRSDHARPKTRRFPGPAGLLPQQPQGHSLDDIVVALPQTPAHGAVARLPCQVPSSQCEEEDCTGGPWAAMKAEMGLDERNPSCFLHSYSVVMVLRKAALKQLAQNKVPNMAVVLKSIIHTHTDAKAVFRDPTGEIQGTVHRRLLEDRLGELRAGAVLLLKQVGVFSPSHRNHYLNVTPNNLLRIYPPDGVAVGSACRPPLLLEPVLLLSGGSSTFPEAPVSQMELHFDEEEDGASRSGSNRVSDVVSQEAVGAALQDPDQAWGADDDLDDLLVELPVESYSL
- the hrob gene encoding homologous recombination OB-fold protein isoform X1 codes for the protein MTAIMQTCKFNGLFDVGEDFDDEDLLEADWSVPSVSAPANAASESSDTTHPDDRKATCQLQTEGSLSLRNLQTGQGSVALRQLSTPGSKQTDKDKSADSVPCQGQSQPNHLGKGVSPWPQDEFDDWDLDLAELDETDPQLGHEAQVKQVFTAPASAIARDKTVSSAKRLCPSACGGAQTLPSVGLRGFSTSNQTFGLPNSNPPLGFSTPVPSLSSGRPVCTAPAQSPGVVPGAPPFSSHFPRAVTPRPPRGLQQLHRPTASPAAHGQSLFDAISPAPSVRCGGPMPSPRSLHTPVLTNHLVQLVSASNRSPRRPRSDHARPKTRRFPGPAGLLPQQPQGHSLDDIVVALPQTPAHGAVARLPCQVPSSQCEEEDCTGGPWAAMKAEMGLDERNPSCFLHSYSVVMVLRKAALKQLAQNKVPNMAVVLKSIIHTHTDAKAVFRDPTGEIQGTVHRRLLEDRLGELRAGAVLLLKQVGVFSPSHRNHYLNVTPNNLLRIYPPDGVAVGSACRPPLLLEPVLLLSGGSSTFPEAPVSQMELHFDEEEDGASRSGSNRVSDVVSQEAVGAALQDPDQAWGADDDLDDLLVELPVESYSL